In Deltaproteobacteria bacterium, the genomic window AGCCCTGCGCGAGAATAACGTTAGACTGGCGCATCTGGTGAATGATTATAAGCTCAAGTCTCAACTGGCCAGTCAGTATCAACTCCTGATTGATGAACTAAATCAGGCTGAACCAACCAGCCGTTTGGCATCTGCTGAAAAAAGCTTACCCCAGAGGACCGTTTCTAAGCTTAAAACTCAAACTAAACCCCGCCCGGAAACCAAGCCGCTGACAAAGGCTGCTGAAAAGAAACCCGCTGAAACCCTGCAAGGACCCCCGGTTGATGTCTCGGATCTGATTCTGAAGACCGATGCGGCGAACCAGGTCATAAACTTCAGCTTTAACCTGCGTAAGATCGTTAAAGAGATTGATCTTGTTTCGGGTTACATGATAGTCATTTTAGAGAATCGCCGCGTCAGTCCTCCTGAAATTGTCTGCTTTCCGGCTTCGATCAAGGTGGTTAACGGCGCGCCGAGTAATTTTCGCCGGGGCCAGCAGTTTGCCATTCGGCACGGAAAAATCGTTAAGGGTGTGATCAACAGGGTGCGCAATGCCAAAGACTTCAGCCTAGCCACCATATTTGCATACTCTTTCAAAGGAGAGTTGCTCCTGAGAAAATCAATCACGGTGGCTGATGATAAAAAAACGTCTTGAGAGGCTGTTTCCTTTTTTAGGGCTGCTGGCTATTCTTCTGCCTCTTCTCCTGCCTGAGGATGTTGAAGCTCAGCGGGAGCATCTGATTTATTTTCAGAATACACCTTACGAACTAAACGTCTATAAGATCTACGGTCAGAAGCAGGGGCCGACCCTGATGATTATCGGCGGTATCCAAGGCAACGAGCCTGGCGGGTTCCTCTCGGCTGACCTGTATGCTGATTTTAGTATGAAGCGAGGCAGCCTCATCGTCGTGCCTCGGGCTAATTTCTATTCGATTCTCCTGTTTCAGCGCGGCGCTAAGGGCGATATGAATCGCAAGTTTGGGCCGAAATCAACACATGATACAGATGCCCAGATCGTAACGATTTTAAAAAAACTCATTGCTGAAAGCGATTTCCTGCTCAATTTGCACGATGGTTGGGGATATTACCGGCCGAGGTATGTCAGCAAAATAGCCAATCCCATGCGTTACGGCCAGTCCATTATCGCCGATTGCGCGCAGTATTATTCTCCTGCCCTTGGCCGGACCCTCCACTTGAAAAAAATGGCTGAACAGGTGATCGAGGTCATCAACGCCCAGATCGAAAATCCAAAATACCACTTCCATTTTATGGACACCCGCACCGGTGAAAAGGATTCGCCTTACACCGAGCAGCGCCTTTCAGCCACGTATTACGCCCTGACGAAACATGGCATCCCTGCTTTCGGCGTGGAGACCTCCAAGAATCTACCTTCCATTGAGATGAAAGTCCGTCAGCACAATCTGGCCATAAATGCCTTCATGGAAATTTTCAGTCTTGAACCGGAACAGCCGCGGGTTTATCTCCATACTCCCAAGTTAAAGTACCTGGTGATCTCAGTGAACGGCCGGGACCCAGTGGCTGTGGCTGACAAGAAGACCCTGTACCTTCACCAGAACGATACCATCGAAGTCGTGCATGTTGAGGCTAATTATGAGCGCGGTCTTTCGGTTGACATTAAAGGCGTCGGCACGATCAATGATTTCAGGCAGCGCTTCACCATCACCCGGCCGACTATTATTATGGCCCAGAAAGATCATATAAAATTCGGCCGTGTTCATCTGGCTCTATACCCCAAGGCCAAGGCCGTCCGCAAGGGCCCCACGCATCCCGGCTCACCTCGCATAAAATTCTTTATCCTTGAGGTTGAAGGCCGGAGGTACCTGGCAGCTAATGGTGAATGCCTCGAAGCCTTTGAAGGAGATCTGGTCAAGGTCGTGGATGTGATTACCGAGAGAAGCCCGCTGCCTAAAGGCGTCGCTGTGAACTTCAAGGGTTTTGTGCCCAAGGGCCGTAAAAACACGGGTGAGGATCGGGGCTTTATCATTAATACTGCTCAGGATCTGATGGAGCGCTATTGCCTTTCCAAGACCGAAAAAATTTATGCCGTTGTGGTGGAAAAAAAATCCAAGATTTTCGCTCGCATGACGATTCGGCTGAACAGGCCGAAACTGGACTATATAATCCTGCGTCAAAACGGCGGGCCGCGACTCTGCCTTCATAACGGGGAATCCCTCCGGATTCAGCCTGGCGACCAGGTTCAGGTTCTGGGGCTTAAAACTGACGCTGTTTCAGGCCACAGGACCAAGATCAGAGCGCATGGTCAGGTTGTTTGGGTAAAACATCCTGAAGCCCTCCTGGCCTTTAAGACTGGAAGGGGAGGGATAACCCTAATTGTCACCCGTGAGGGGCTGACCTTGGGTAAAATCCACCTGACAGCGGGGTGAGCCAGGAATTCATAAGATTAGCGGCCTGCAAGAGTTTACCCTGCCTCCCAAATTCCTCGGTGTTAATTTCGTATTCAGGACGGCGATCTGAGTGAAGGAAGCCTTGATATGCCCACAGCTACCCTCCTGACACTTGGCTGTAAAGTCAACCAGTACGAATCTCGAGGCATGGTTGAATCCCTGGTCAAGGCCGGTTACGTTCTGGCGCCTCAAGGCCAGGCCGCTGATTTGACTGTAATCAATACCTGCACTGTAACCCAGAAGGCTGATTTAGAAACTCGGGCCCTGGTCAGGCGGGCTCATCGAACTAATCCGCTTGGAAGGTGCGTGGTCGTTGGATGCTATGCTCAGGTACGGCCGGAGGAACTAAAGGATTTGCCAGGGGTAATCCTGATCCTGGGACAGGAATATAAACACGAGTTTTTACGTTTCTTGCCTCAGGAGAAGCCCAAATCAGGTCCCGTAGTCAAGGTTTCTGTTTTGAGGCCGGAAAATGGGGTCCCTCCTCTGGGCTTTCCGGGTTTTGATCGCACCCGGGCCTTCTTTCGTATCCAGGACGGGTGTTCGGCCTGGTGTACTTATTGTATTGTGCCTCTGGCCAGGGGTCCGAGTCGAAGCATGAGCCTGAGCCGAGTTATTGAAGGTCTGAAGGCCTATGAGAAGGCCGGCTATACGGAAGTGGTTCTGTCCGGGACTCACCTGGGAGCATGGGGGCTGGATTTAGCCACGCCGAACAGTTTGACCGGTCTTCTAAACCGGCTTGAGAAGGAATCATTCGGGCTGCGGCTTCGGTTGAGTTCTGTGGAGCCGCATGAAGTGACACCGCAATTGATTGAGACGATTCGGCGTTTCCCTCATTTTTGCCCGCATCTGCACCTGCCTCTTCAGAGCGGTGACGATGAGGTGCTTAACCGGATGCACCGGCCATATTCCTCTGATTTCTTTAAAAATTTAGTTTTTTCTCTGACTGCTGACTGGCCCGAGCTCTGCCTGGGCGCGGACGTCATGGTTGGGTTTCCCGGCGAGGATGAGCAGGCCTTTTTAAAAACCAGGGACCTGGTTTCAAGCCTGCCTCTGGCCTATCTTCATGTCTTTCCTTATTCCAAGCGGCCCCGGACTTTAGCTGCCCGGATGCCTGGACAGGTGGATATAAAAGAGATAAAAAGACGGGCCGCTCTCCTGCGTGAAGTCGGGCGGGCCAAGCGGTTGGCCTTTTATCAGCGTCATCAAAGGCAGGTGCGCCCTGTTTTGATCGAAAATACCAGAGATCGGGAGACAGGTCTAACGCGGGGTCTGACTGATAATTACATCCAGGTGCTCATGACTGACGCCTCCTTGCCTGCTGGTGAGATCAGGCCAGTGAGGCTGACTGAACTGGGGCCGGGAAACCGGATGTTTGGACATTTTGTTTGAAACTGCAGCCATGGTCTTGACTCCATGACCAAATTCGTATAAGCAAAGACTAATCTTTTACGTCCAGATCACCGGGCTCAGAAAGAATGTCATTCAGATGTTATTTGAAGAAATCAGGCCATATAATGATGATGAAGTAAAGAGAGTCTGGAAAGAGCTGCTCACTACTCCCATCCTGGATGCTATTTTCAGCAGGCTGGACATCCCTGTTCTGCCAGAATTTCATACAATAGAAAATTCTGCAGACCTGCAAGATACCGTCATGAGAAAGGTTTTCAAAAGGATATGTGATATTTCGATAGACCATCTTACCGTCAGCGGTATAGAAGTAATAGCTGAAGAAAACGACCGGGGTTTCTTGTTTATTTCCAACCATCGGGATATCGTTCTCGATCCGGCATTGACGATTTACGCTATTGATACCCACCAGTATAAATCTGTTCAAATTGCCGTAGGCGACAACCTTTTGACCTCACCTTTAGTTAAAGACCTAATCAGAATAAACAACTGTTTCGTTGTAAAAAGAAACCTCCCCAAAAAGGAGCAGCTTGAAGCATCCGTGGAGCTGTCAGCCTACATTTGGCAACAGAATCAAAAAGGGAAGCATATCTGGATCGCCCAGCGGGAGGGAAGGGCAAAAGAAGGGAATGATTTTACCAATTCCGCCCTGATTAGCATGCTGTACCTATCGGAAAGAGCCCGTACTCCTCTTTCAGATTTCATTAACCGCTTGAACATCGTGCCGGTTTCCATTTCATATGAATACGACCCCTGTGACGAGCTAAAGGCCAAAGAACTGTTGATCAAAAAACAAAATAATAATCGCTATGCAAAAGAAATTAATGAGGACGTAAATTCCATAATTAAGGGGATCTTAGGTCATAAAGGTCGTGTTCATTTTGCTTTTAGCCCTCCGCTAAAAGGAAATTTTCTGGAAGTAAAGGCGGTAACTCAGGAACTGGACCGGCAGATAATCACCAATTATAAGCTCTGGCCAACCAATCTGACTGCCTATGATGAGCTGTATCACACCAACTCTAACGTGCCTCCGGATGACAGGAAAAAGTTCCTGGATCGGCTGAACCGGGCTCCGGTGGAGCTGCGCCCCTTTATGCTTCAGATGTATGCCAACCCGGTGAAGAATAAGTATGGATATCTTGAGTCATGATCATTTTTTATTTGTCAAGTATAGGCCCATCCCCAAAAGGTTCATGATCAGAATTAAATTATTTCTGGCGTGCTTTTGTCAAAAATCAGCAGGGCGGCCTGAGCCGCCCTGCCATTATCTAGAAAAATTTTATAAAACTTAAAATTACATTGGCCACATGAGCAGGAGGGATGCTTTCAGGGACATGGGTGTGTTTAAAGGGCCGTAACGGTATGGGAAACTTTCCTCTACCTGGACCCTGTCAGGGATATACGGTTTTTCTGCGAAATCAATACTGATATCAGGGTTTTTATTTATTACGCTCAGTAAAGCGCGCTTCACTTTATCCAACCGTGTTCGAACACGCGAAGAAACAGGCCTGCTGATGCGTGATCTCTTTATTAAGGTTTTATAATCGGCGCCTAAACCGATTAGCATTTCATGAGTTGTCATAATAGACTGATCCCCTTTTATAAATTATATATAGACAGGGCCTGTCTCATCAGAACATGATGTCCGTAAAGACAGGCCCTGATTTCTATATAAATATAATTATTGAACAGATGAATGTAATCACCCGAATGGGTGATTAGCAAGGGTGATTTTTTAATCAC contains:
- a CDS encoding 1-acyl-sn-glycerol-3-phosphate acyltransferase, which codes for MLFEEIRPYNDDEVKRVWKELLTTPILDAIFSRLDIPVLPEFHTIENSADLQDTVMRKVFKRICDISIDHLTVSGIEVIAEENDRGFLFISNHRDIVLDPALTIYAIDTHQYKSVQIAVGDNLLTSPLVKDLIRINNCFVVKRNLPKKEQLEASVELSAYIWQQNQKGKHIWIAQREGRAKEGNDFTNSALISMLYLSERARTPLSDFINRLNIVPVSISYEYDPCDELKAKELLIKKQNNNRYAKEINEDVNSIIKGILGHKGRVHFAFSPPLKGNFLEVKAVTQELDRQIITNYKLWPTNLTAYDELYHTNSNVPPDDRKKFLDRLNRAPVELRPFMLQMYANPVKNKYGYLES
- the mtaB gene encoding tRNA (N(6)-L-threonylcarbamoyladenosine(37)-C(2))-methylthiotransferase MtaB yields the protein MPTATLLTLGCKVNQYESRGMVESLVKAGYVLAPQGQAADLTVINTCTVTQKADLETRALVRRAHRTNPLGRCVVVGCYAQVRPEELKDLPGVILILGQEYKHEFLRFLPQEKPKSGPVVKVSVLRPENGVPPLGFPGFDRTRAFFRIQDGCSAWCTYCIVPLARGPSRSMSLSRVIEGLKAYEKAGYTEVVLSGTHLGAWGLDLATPNSLTGLLNRLEKESFGLRLRLSSVEPHEVTPQLIETIRRFPHFCPHLHLPLQSGDDEVLNRMHRPYSSDFFKNLVFSLTADWPELCLGADVMVGFPGEDEQAFLKTRDLVSSLPLAYLHVFPYSKRPRTLAARMPGQVDIKEIKRRAALLREVGRAKRLAFYQRHQRQVRPVLIENTRDRETGLTRGLTDNYIQVLMTDASLPAGEIRPVRLTELGPGNRMFGHFV